One window of the Penaeus monodon isolate SGIC_2016 chromosome 1, NSTDA_Pmon_1, whole genome shotgun sequence genome contains the following:
- the LOC119599054 gene encoding uncharacterized protein LOC119599054, with the protein MSESEGRSILRVMSFLALAGVANGMLGLHSHMHWLVDLMESIIDNPLATAGDVDSYVNELRGLADVQIAKHFSASAQRYKRDLDMTSANVTGIKDFAFNMSNPSAFNSSRFDGVTASQIFRTQDKDYWLLGYSGNASQVLMERTRTGNVLSLVAEFTLSVVYAKLDRMSCATTNGTAWIVMGSTQNNLLSIVSVNLTSGAVKKTQVLTCGAVVGALHMFEVRGRVYLVLGANGMVNDVPAESRLYKLLGQHFDHDDHVRFETSMVRDVTGFRYRERKYYLVLGSVHSEGTRVYEFDIQSEEVKLVQLLHGSAVYGLLHYEEKQELQHYIVMLSTATSPKIYRWLNNHLLLWQMLPADSTIQEGGSVQAISLSFVESVLVLTNGGKITMYRDDKHARMVPTFDTEVACSAIGDLSIIKVNEEYVMVFICKNLSGGTTMMFRSVMVEQIELEKGIPEIIHDCIQEVKKGLEDRRPIISDFKDILANNRLLTTDTTQMWTGPVSFLGGLTVNGTTSILHTVHITKEDAKPNQETFDEFVSEALHLKDEVKALHSNTSEILYHTKDQVIKGPVTAHSITAHLFESNSSKITQLNGVPLLGIKDIYFIDGQDQNASSTFFHTMKVEEFVTRGPSSSSTVNGLFTNQYMRKSLISQVVSGRHTYMNLVTGNICGLGGVGSPLMVNAINTSSIVMRGSNVTFADKKTFQSFTVRHLNISLINDVNLSSLADRLVYKNLYKTHVLAGNYTLDVVRVSGNVDVATINNVDMMELYQSVVKSSGDFALSGDIIYQTDLRVSGSANTPKVNGIEWEDIVCVPFSDVITGHYHFTNATVKTAIISNDINGIDISKDAVLLDTDQDIQARITFLDDVSVTSSEGVLMTPAATINSIDPRDLIRDSMGTLVIETGFNFTSPLLVSGNVTVQMINGLLMDGIENRFWRKRLDQQVPSSPTIDSVVFKGPVTGESINGHQMEDYLNVMDQQMINGTYVFQALVTVDGNLGFLEGGTVDGVDVSALKDNVVHLQGDQIIDGLTTISKLRIDHDLKVSGKLNGWNVASDLMRLDESFPHIGNLTFTNKTTATSVKMTNSDLLVKSLNGMVVEDAAADIVLSNEDATINGSLMFKGNVLANHIDVNGTIDGVDLEDLARRSLKKVSGKRQLLTASIIVDGGVSFMSSLELQIVNKKPWTDHLMKVIPLTYDGVISGKKTFEKNVSILGDFNPTVLNGINMSRLVSRILTTNTEQTISSQYFFEGDIQARNVNAPRIDGVDVGALALVDEDGGVPLDLLFREHVAFLDSVTSTTGFLDDCHILGLNSLVIYFGPNRTLELNGTTTLTGLQVIRDVVAKGNVTAGPKAMDVFYFLETLVGIHGAQDISGKTVFTNDMWMSNFSGSILNGIDITELYTTTVLSNRDEIINCDVKFNRNLKVNKTVVTSDLSGLDEDGILIDNLNVTEVSEKAVLTSGGLYHIFGRKTFSNLTATALSVEDSIGNVPVENFVVVSRHDRPIRNLVFNAPITITDLQVNGLIDGVNLENLLASRITLSDNGTISRSLAFEAVKVEGDLTVNKINDIYLSNIVLKSGREQQDILGRKTLNGGLVVNGSMGGTEINGIDILELNRLVVRKDRNATLGNAMTFRKPIEAKVSIGVLGAVNGFKLSDLEYDMSALGQQVVNQSAKLQDLYMQLANAHTDNLQLSCGLYQTMAFGEELVNMEVKIAGKMTFGLLGENLPVLALRNCHLHCNCSMETAIYKVGEHGGLQLDIVVKDRALFLFQTDGYSGTQLVYQCTNQGGTSIFSFLGKDTKILSAPSLGFISNVKSFTVEQDGINKTYIVTTGTDLTYMSYGIVSSVINVLRLDENQLTRVWSTHTRAKISSLDIAKIFGVWCMLVANIAQVDDKIDPYTAPTHLYKWNKDEFVLVKEYFGEHVTSAIFLRPRVPRNVNFFSVAQLKAASTPLAEVFVYKLQDLENAHGFTPYARLKSYGVVAQQHMFVGDDLYLMALSDYSKTLDVYEYVPSEGFRLFQQLRVCEKPLDLKSIKAGDEEMMLVSCAEPYKLISFRFNVKGDVIYVELVLMF; encoded by the exons ATGGAGTCCATCATTGACAACCCACTAGCGACTGCCGGGGATGTGGACAGCTACGTGAACGAGCTCCGTGGCCTGGCAGACGTGCAGATCGCAAAGCATTTCTCAGCCTCGGCCCAGCGATATAAGAGAG ACCTAGATATGACGTCGGCCAACGTGACGGGAATAAAGGATTTTGCATTCAACATGTCGAATCCTTCAGCGTTCAATTCCTCTCGGTTCGATGGCGTCACGGCTTCACAAATATTCCGAACCCAAGACAAAGACTACTGGTTGTTAGGTTATTCCGG TAACGCGTCGCAAGTGTTAATGGAGAGAACAAGAACTGGAAATGTCCTTTCACTCGTGGCAGAATTCACATTGTCTGTGGTGTATGCAAAGCTGGATAGGATGTCG TGTGCCACAACGAACGGAACAGCCTGGATCGTTATGGGTTCAACACAGAACAACCTGCTGTCCATCGTTTCCGTGAATCTCACCTCAGGGGCTGTGAAGAAGACGCAGGTCCTCACATGCGGGGCTGTTGTGGGGGCGCTGCACATGTTCGAAGTCAGAGGGCGTGTTTACTTGGTGCTTGGGGCTAACGGCATGGTGAATGACGTACCCGCGGAATCTAG ACTTTACAAGCTGTTGGGTCAGCATTTCGACCACGATGATCACGTCCGCTTCGAAACGAGCATGGTTCGTGACGTCACTGGGTTTCGCTACAGAGAACGAAAGTATTACCTTGTTCTCGGGTCGGTCCATTCT GAAGGTACACGGGTGTACGAGTTCGACATCCAGTCAGAAGAAGTGAAGTTAGTCCAGTTGTTGCATGGATCGGCGGTATATGGTCTGCTACACTATGAAGAAAAGCAAGAGTTGCAGCATTACATCGTAATGCTGAGTACAGCAACGTCGCCAAAGATATATCGGTGGCTGA ACAACCACCTCCTGTTGTGGCAGATGTTACCCGCAGATTCTACGATTCAAGAAGGCGGCAGTGTTCAAGCCATTTCTTTAAGTTTTGTAGAAAGTGTTCTCGTCCTTACCAATGGC GGCAAGATCACAATGTACAGGGATGACAAGCATGCACGGATGGTCCCCACGTTCGACACTGAAGTCGCCTGCTCTGCCATCGGTGACCTGTCTATCATAAAAGTAAATGAGGAATATGTGATGGTTTTTATTTGCAAGAACCTTTCGGGCGGCACAACGATGATGTTTCGATCTGTTATGGTGGAACAGATAGAGCTAG aaAAAGGAATTCCAGAAATCATTCACGACTGCATCCAGGAAGTGAAGAAAGGACTCGAGGACAGAAGACCAATCATATCGGATTTTAAGGACATCCTAGCAAACAATCGACTATTGACTACAGACACTACGCAG ATGTGGACAGGACCTGTATCGTTCCTCGGAGGACTGACTGTGAACGGCACGACTTCGATCCTTCACACAGTCCATATTACGAAGGAAGACGCAAAACCGAACCAGGAAACTTTCGACGAATTTGTCTCTGAAGCTTTACATCTGAAG GATGAAGTGAAAGCACTACATTCAAACACGTCGGAAATCCTGTATCACACGAAGGACCAAGTTATCAAAGGTCCCGTAACGGCCCACTCGATCACTGCCCATCTCTTCGAATCGAATTCATCAAAGATAACACAA TTGAATGGCGTGCCGCTACTGGGCATCAAAGACATATACTTCATAGATGGGCAGGACCAGAATGCGAGTTCCACCTTCTTCCACACAATGAAGGTCGAAGAATTTGTCACGAGAGGCCCGTCGTCCTCATCCACCGTCAATGGCCTCTTTACAAATC AGTATATGCGCAAGAGTTTGATTTCACAAGTAGTGTCAGGGCGACACACGTACATGAACCTGGTGACAGGGAACATCTGTGGTTTGGGTGGCGTAGGCTCACCACTGATGGTCAATGCAATAAACACCTCATCTATAGTTATGAGAGGCAGTAACGTTACGTTTGCTGATAAAAAGACATTCCAGAGCTTCACTGTTCGGCATTTGAACATATCGCTGATTAATGAT GTTAATCTCTCAAGTTTGGCCGATAGACTTGTTTACAAAAACCTCTACAAGACCCATGTTTTGGCTGGAAACTATACTCTGGACGTTGTAAGGGTATCGGGCAATGTTGACGTGGCAACAATCAACAACGTGGACATGATGGAACTCTACCAGTCTGTCGTAAAGTCCTCAGGGGATTTCGCATTATCAG GCGACATAATATACCAAACGGACCTCCGTGTTTCGGGAAGCGCCAATACCCCGAAAGTAAATGGTATTGAATGGGAAGACATTGTGTGTGTTCCCTTCAGTGACGTTATAACTGGTCACTATCACTTTACAAACGCTACTGTGAAAACGGCCATCATCAGTAATGACATCAATGGAATCGACATTAGTAAAGATGCTGTACTCCTTGATACTGATCAAGATATCCAAG CTCGCATTACGTTCCTTGACGACGTATCTGTGACGAGCAGTGAAGGAGTATTAATGACACCAGCCGCCACCATCAACTCTATTGACCCACGGGATTTGATACGCGATTCCATGGGTACTCTTGTTATAGAGACTGGTTTTAACTTCACATCTCCTCTCTTG GTGTCAGGCAACGTGACCGTGCAGATGATTAATGGGTTGCTGATGGATGGCATTGAGAACCGCTTTTGGAGGAAGCGTTTGGATCAGCAGGTCCCTTCGTCTCCGACCATTGACTCAGTCGTTTTCAA agGTCCTGTCACTGGTGAGAGTATCAATGGCCATCAAATGGAAGATTATCTAAATGTGATGGACCAGCAGATGATCAACGGGACATACGTGTTTCAG GCATTAGTGACAGTTGATGGTAATCTCGGTTTTCTCGAAGGTGGCACTGTGGATGGGGTAGACGTCTCTGCACTGAAAGATAACGTAGTTCATTTACAGGGAGATCAGATCATAGATGGGCTGACG accatTTCCAAGCTGAGAATTGATCATGATTTGAAAGTCAGTGGGAAACTCAATGGATGGAATGTGGCGTCAGATCTGATGAGGCTCGATGAATCGTTCCCACACATTG GCAATCTGACTTTCACGAACAAAACGACAGCCACTTCCGTCAAGATGACGAACTCGGACTTACTTGTGAAGAGCCTTAACGGAATGGTCGTGGAGGACGCGGCTGCTGACATAGTGTTGTCGAATGAGGATGCCACCATTAACGGGTCATTGATGTTCAAGGGGAACGTCTTGG CCAATCATATTGACGTGAATGGCACAATTGATGGGGTTGACCTGGAAGACCTTGCCAGACGCAGCCTCAAGAAGGTTTCTGGAAAACGTCAATTGCTGACAGCGAGTATCATAGTCGATGGAGGGGTTTCCTTTATGTCTTCTTTGGAGTTACAAATAGTTAATAAGAAGCCGTGGACAGACCACCTGATGAAG GTTATACCACTGACCTATGACGGAGTTATCAGTGGCAAGAAGACGTTCGAAAAAAACGTCTCTATTCTAGGCGATTTCAACCCGACTGTCCTTAATGGAATTAACATGTCTCGCCTCGTCTCCAGGATCCTTACTACCAATACTGAACAGACAATTAGCAGCCAGTATTTTTTTGAAGGCGATATCCAAGCGA GGAATGTGAACGCGCCGAGGATAGATGGCGTGGATGTCGGGGCACTGGCGCTAGTGGACGAGGACGGGGGCGTGCCTCTGGATCTCCTCTTTAGAGAGCACGTCGCTTTCTTGGACAGTGTGACATCCACGACTGGTTTTCTTGATGACTGCCATATCCTcggg CTAAATAGCTTAGTCATCTATTTCGGCCCAAATCGCACCCTTGAGCTCAACGGAACGACGACCCTGACTGGGTTGCAAGTGATAAGGGATGTCGTCGCGAAGGGCAACGTCACTGCAGGACCCAAAGCCATGGACGTCTTCTATTTCCTGGAAACTTTAGTTGGAATTCACGGAGCACAGGACATAAGCG GAAAAACCGTATTCACAAACGACATGTGGATGTCCAACTTCAGCGGCTCCATTTTGAATGGAATCGACATAACCGAACTCTACACCACAACTGTTTTAAGCAATCGGGATGAG ATTATTAACTGTGACGTCAAGTTCAACAGGAATTTAAAGGTCAACAAAACCGTCGTAACTTCTGATCTCTCTGGTTTAGATGAAGATGGTATTCTGATCGATAATTTGAACGTGACGGAGGTGAGCGAAAAGGCTGTGTTGACGAGTGGAGGTCTTTATCATATTTTCGGCAGAAAGACGTTTTCCAACTTAACTGCTACTGCATTAAGTGTAGAAG ATTCAATAGGGAATGTGCCAGTCGAAAATTTTGTGGTGGTCTCCCGGCATGACAGACCTATAAGAAACCTTGTATTTAATGCACCCATCACCATTACCGATCTTCAG GTAAATGGACTTATAGATGGAGTGAATTTGGAAAACTTGCTTGCAAGCCGGATCACCCTCAGTGACAATGGAACCATCTCAAGATCACTGGCATTTGAAGCTGTGAAAGTAGAAG GTGACCTAACGGTGAACAAAATCAACGATATTTATCTTTCAAATATTGTGCTAAAATCCGGAAGAGAACAGCAAGACATACTTGGTCGAAAAACTTTGAATGGAGGTCTGGTTGTCAATGGAAGTATGGGAGGCACAGAGATCAATGGGATCGACATACTCGAACTAAATCGACTGGTTGTCCGAAAGGATCGGAACGCAACATTGGGAAATGCTATG ACATTCAGGAAACCCATAGAAGCCAAAGTATCAATTGGGGTACTAGGAGCGGTCAATGGCTTCAAACTTTCTGATCTGGAATACGATATGTCTGCTCTTGGGCAGCAAGTTGTGAACCAGAGTGCCAAACTTCAGGATTTGTACATGCAACTTGCAAACGCTCACACTGATAACTTACAACTCTCTTGCG GCCTTTATCAAACGATGGCATTTGGGGAAGAACTCGTAAATATGGAAGTAAAAATCGCTGGAAAAATGACATTTGGTCTCCTGGGAGAAAACCTTCCCGTCTTGGCTTTAAGAAATTGTCATCTTCATTGCAATTGCAGCATGGAAACTGCAATTTACAAA GTAGGTGAACATGGAGGCTTGCAGCTTGACATTGTAGTCAAAGACAGAGCACTGTTTCTCTTCCAAACTGATGGTTATAGTGGAACGCAGCTTGTTTACCA ATGTACGAATCAAGGTGGAACAAGCATCTTTAGCTTTCTGGGTAAAGACACAAAAATTCTTTCAGCTCCCTCTCTGGGTTTTATATCTAACGTCAAATCATTTACTGTGGAACAAGATGGAATCAACAAGACCTATATAGTAACTACAGGAACAGATCTAACAT ATATGAGTTATGGCATTGTAAGTTCCGTAATTAATGTTTTGAGACTAGACGAGAATCAACTTACTAGGGTATGGTCAACCCATACTAGGGCCAAGATCTCTTCACTGGACATCGCAAAA ATTTTTGGAGTGTGGTGCATGTTGGTAGCGAATATTGCGCAGGTTGATGATAAAATCGACCCATACACAGCACCTACGCATTTGTACAAATGGAACAAAGACGAG TTTGTACTAGTGAAAGAATACTTTGGTGAACATGTGACTTCTGCCATTTTCCTTCGGCCTCGGGTTCCCAGAAACGTGAACTTTTTCTCGGTGGCCCAATTAAAGGCTGCCAGTACACCTCTTGCTGAAGTATTC GTGTACAAATTGCAAGACCTTGAGAATGCCCATGGCTTTACACCTTACGCGAGGCTGAAATCGTACGGTGTGGTCGCCCAACAGCACATGTTCGTGGGAGACGACCTCTACCTAATGGCATTGTCTGATTACTCGAAGACCCTCGATGTTTATGAATACGTCCCTTCAGAG GGTTTCCGACTGTTCCAGCAACTCCGTGTGTGCGAGAAACCCCTTGATCTGAAGAGCATCAAAGCCGGTGACGAAGAGATGATGCTGGTATCGTGTGCAGAGCCGTACAAGTTGATTAGTTTTCGGTTCAATGTCAAAGGGGATGTCATATACGTAGAGTTAGTTTTAATGTTTTAG